In the genome of Raphanus sativus cultivar WK10039 chromosome 9, ASM80110v3, whole genome shotgun sequence, the window CTGTTTTTGGATTAAAGAATGATGTTTATATGGTTGTTGAAACGCAGGTTGATATTCTTGGAGATGAGGTTGAAACACTCTTGGATCTTcttgagaaaatatatatagcttTAGATCACTACTCTCCAGTTCTAAAGCATTACCCTGGCGTAAGCACACTCCCTCTCCCTCTACACATATTTTCTCTATTGAAGCTTGGTCTTAATGATCAGAGTATATATTTACTATACGAAATGACTTTGCAGATCATTGAGATCTTGAAGCTTGTCCGGAGAGAGCTTAGCGGAGAAGCAAAGAGACCACCAGCAGATTGATGGGCTACAATCTCTTTCCACAATAGTtttatttctcttcttttgGTGTACAGATCTGTCAGGCTTATGTAATGTTGTTGATGTTTAGTTTCTACGAgtctctttttttgttgttcaGTAGATTCGGTTATTGGTTATGTACTTGTGATATCAACTGCAGAATGTGATGTTGGACCGCGGGATCTTTTAATCTAAGTATACAGTTGGATTATACACCTACAACTAGAAACTGTAGGTATAGAAAACAATCTCTGGTCTTAGAATAGTACCTAACAATTGTTCCGGTCTGTAACTCTCCTTGACACAACTAAGAAAACACAGTTTGCGGCTGCAGACATGTTGGCAAAATGAAAGCATGACTTGTGGAGCCAACGTGTCGGTCTACACATCACATCACCGCTCCAAAAAGCTAGCAgtgttaattattttaaacatcaACACTTCACTCTTTGTCATAGACACAGCAGAGCAAAGCTCAGATTCAACAATGAAGGATACCACCAAGGTTCTTTCTTTCTccattgttttcttttctttgattctttgattctacttttttttgtttatgagaTCATGTTTGTATTCGAAGTTAGTGATGTTCTTGATAACAACTGCAGAACTCAACTTACAGTCCCGAGCAAATACTTATGCATGCAGTCAAGGTAAGAAGACAAATAAAGAAGGTATTGGTTAAGTTCTGTTACGTAATAACTTGTGGTAACTCTCTTGTTTACATACACAGAAGCAAAGAGCAGGAAGTGGAGGTCTCGGGAATGCTGTGAAAGTACTCCAGGTATCACATCTCTCTTCATCTTTTTTGGTCTATCCATTATGTATGACTTGATAAAAGTTTCTACTTGTATATAAAaccaggaagaagaagaagaagaagaagatcactcgcgtgaagaagaagaagaacaagaagaagaaaaaacacctcatgatgatgaaaatgatcatgatgatggtgatgatgatgaggaagatgcAAAATATTGTAGACGTGGGTTTGGTCATGGATACCATCTAGTGAAAGGCCAAATGGGCCATGGCATGGAAGATTACATCGTGGCCGATACAAAAACAGTTAAAGGCCACAAGCTTGGGTTGTACGCCATATTTGATGGACACTCAGGCCGTACTGTTGCGGATTACTTGCAGAACCATCTTTTTGATAACATCTTGAGTCAGGtttcaagaaacaaaaagaaataaaaccaaaaattatcCACTTTATATTCTCACTAAACTTTTTAAGACACTGTTTATGTTTTCTTGAAGCCGGATTTTTGGAGAAGACCTAAGAAGGCAATCAAGAGAGCGTATAAACTCACGGACGACTACATTCTGAGCAATGTGGTTGGCTCACGAGGTGGCTCCACGGCGGTAACGGCTATAGTCGTTGACGGTAAGAAACTTGTGGTTGCAAACGTTGGAGATTCAAGAGCAGTCCTGTGTCGTGGAGGTGATGTAGTCAAACAACTTACGGTTGATCATGAGcctgagaaagagagagacctTGTAGAGAAGAAAGGCGGCTTCATCTCCAAAAAGCCAGGTCCATTTTCAGAATCAATATTTCAGTATACATATTAGTATATACCACCACATAACACTCTTATGACATTGTGATTAGGTAATGTTCCAAGAGTGGATGGACAACTAGCAATGACACGTGCGTTTGGAGATGGACGTCTTAAAGAACATATTAGTGTGAGGCCGGACATAGAGATTGTCGAGATCNNNNNNNNNNNNNNNNNNNNNNNNNNNNNNNNNNNNNNNNNNNNNNNNNNNNNNNNNNNNNNNNNNNNNNNNNNNNNNNNNNNNNNNNNNNNNNNNNNNNTTTTGAAATTTTTcgaaaatccgtgggttaaccgcttctaaaataatgagttttctgtaaatgttctatatactgaagtttatactctttcctttgttaaaaaaattccaaaccacattctaaattttaataaatgtattctaaactatctttcatggtatataggaatcatcaatttttttaatatttagtttactaaaatttcgtATAtagactagattagtggaattaacattataaaatattcattatcaagagaaacgaagacaacagaggttctaaactcttcgcccatcatcttatgttagtactcaataaaactatacactaaaaccagattttttatatttttgaaattttccaaaatctgtgggtttcggtaaatgctatactgaagtttatactcttcacttttgtttaaaaatttcaaaccatattcgacattcgaattaatgtattctaaactatctttaatggtatatagaaaatcatctaattttttaatatttagtttggtataaatttcatatactgcctagaataGTGGGATTAGAATTATTAAATCTTCATTAATCtaaagaaacggagacaacagatgtACTAAACTCTTTgtccatcatcttatgttactgCCGATGAAACcatacactaaaaccaaattttcatatttttaaaaaaatttcaaaatccggggttaaccccttctaaaataatgagttttcagtaaatgctctatatactgaagtttatactcttccaTTTTTGTCTAAAAATTTGAAACCACATTGTACATttgaaataatttattctaaactatctttcatggtatataggaatcattctatttttaatatttagtttactaaaatttcatataccgactagattagtggaattagcattataaaattttcattatctagaTAAACGAAGAAAAAAGAGGTTATAAAccctttgaccatcatcttatgttagtgctcgatgaaactatacattaaaaccagattttcatatttttgaaatttttccaaaatccgtggttaacttcttctaaaatattgagtttcggtaaatgctctatatactgaagtttatactctttactttattttaaaaaaatttaaccacatactacatttgaattaatgtattctaaactatctttcatggtatatatgaatcattctaatttttaataattagtttactaaaatttcatatactgactagattaggggaactagcattataaaatcttcattatctagataaACGAAGACAAAAAGAGGTTCCaaaatctttgaccatcatcttatgatGTTAGTGctaaatgaaaatatacactaaaaccagattttcatatttttgaaatttttccaaaatccgtgggttaacctcttctaaaataatgagtttcggtaaatgctttatatactgaagtttatactcttctctttagttttaaaaatttcaaaccacatcctacatttaaattaatgtgttctaaactatctttcatggtatatatgaatcattatatttttttaatattttgtttactaaaatttcatatatcgACTAGATTTGTCGAATTAgctttataaaatcttcattatatagagaaacggagacaacagaggttctaaactctttgatcatcgtcttatgttagtgctcgatgaaactatacactaaaatcagattttcatatttttgaatttttttcaaaatctgtgagttaactccttctaaaataatgagttttcggtaaatgctctatatactgaagtttatcctctttacttttgtttaaaaaaattcaaaccacattctacatttgaattaatgtatgctagactatctttcatggtatataggaatcattctaatttttaaatatttagtttactaaaatttcttatactgcatagattagtggaattaacattataaaatctgcattatttagagaaacgaagacaatagaggttataaactctttgattatcatcttatgttagtgctcaatgaaactatacattaaaactagatttttatatttttgaaatttttttaaaatccgTAGGTATGCGTGTGTGTGTTAGTTTGAATACTGTAGATCTAATAAAGAatcatgataaaaaaaagtaGATCTAACCTTCTggctttttttaaatataaaaccgTACCGTGAACCGTTCCTATGTGAGATCAACTACGACCTGAGCTCCTTGCCACCGTCCTTCTCACACACTACGACAGCTTTAACGCAATGATCTtcctaataattttttttttttttttttttttttttttttttttttgataaccgtggtGTGATCCCAAAGGCTTTCTAGGCCCAAGGACTAATCACCACGAGGCCCGCAAGATCCGCGTTTTCTTACCACTTAAGGCGCTCCGGGTGGCCAAGTGGAATCGAACCCAGGGCGGAAACTCCAGCCGGAGcccctttaccactaggccaagacCACTTGgttaaataaaatactatatttctatttataatcgATCTTTACAATAGATacctttcttaatttttaaatccaACATTTATATGGTTTGAGTATATGTAACTCTCCCAATTTCCCATGTAAGTGGTGAAGACTTTTAGTTCTAGTTCCTTAGAGCATGCCCATCAGCAAACTCTCCTTTCCCGAAttccaatgattttttttattattttaattttttttcgtttgacttttctaaaaaaaaaaaataataataataataataatcgaatctatcgcgggccgccacgtgGCATGGGGCCCGCAGAATAGTGAAGACTCGGATTCACTGCGATGAACTTCTCTCACCCAAGTTTTTCACTCCTTGattattatactatttttttttcgaaaaacgTGTGACCTCTCTAAATTGACATAAATTGCCGTTTCTCTTATTAACAAAAGAATCATAGAAACTTTACTTTAAAAAACCTAACGCACATTTTCAAATATGACTACAGTTTAATTCATACCTTTATTTCAAATATGAATTCATTATCTTTttcaaatctgattttttttgtgcaaccaTCTATTTTCAGATCTGATTGTTTTctcaaatattctttttgagTACTCGTTCATGATGTATATATACCTGCATAaatgatgtcttgcatatttgcattgttttaaccattcattcataggtatttgcatcatatagattaggatttaggcatgtttaggttgcatttggcatacatatgtctctatcaggtattggaacaccacatggagttcttggagacatttggaagcaatgtgctcaaaaagggggtgaaagatgagcatggatggaggtcTTCGAGacatcttctgttgctaagattttgtggagacacaggaaattgagttagctttctaatggaagtggtttcaagtcatttggagatgtaacgAAGAAGTTATGACCAATTTACTAGAGACATATCCATCCGGAGCAACCTGACCGGAGCGACCCTGGCTGGCCGCTGTGACTTCACTCCTGGAGCGACCTCGGCGCAGCGACTCACCCAGCCCGCTCGTCTTCTTCGACCAACCCGCAGCGACCACCCGGAGCGACCCCTCCTGGTCGCTCCACCCCTTTATGCTAcccgattttatgatttttcaaggacctttttgcaatttcttatgcacgtttttactctgaaaaacctaatgtttaagtatgttgtagccaccttttggcagattatctttgatctattgaagaacacaaactctctcaagaaattaATCTCTTTTTGGCTTGGtttgtgattgttcttgtgatctctcatctatttctctacatgattaatctgaaatccatcatgggtttaagaagaatcatggagattagtgagtaatcaccttttgaattcatgggttaggagaCTAAGGGTGATTATGTTAGTTCTatgatgttttagtgtagatcatgtcatctccttgctagtagagtgatttcaatacatcatttgagtaggccactcaaagggtgatctctaggcatttctcacccgacaggtgttcgatgaaatgcccgagtcaactctcctaggcttttagtgtactttgccaaagacatttgttgttaaagatgctaagatagctaatagacctGTTGTgactgattgcttgcatgttattcaaccaaggacacttgatgtttgagatgtgttagcaaatgagcattcatctagacatagagcttgcttagaattgtgtctaggcttaaggttgtttgtttgatcgtttattgttcatccttagttcgaatcCTGATCACCCGAAGTCAagttcctatacccatgagttctcctttccaatagcttaaaagtatcattttttattgctttgcattagctttaatcattagtttagaaatcatcaaatcactggctgcacttagattaggcaaatacttgcattctcactgctttgagtccctcagaactggttcgacattcATCCCTATCCTACAGCATTTGTTTTAGGAACTCTGAAattcctaacatcaaattggcgccgttgccaaattctgagtttgatttgaacattgagatttagtcatttgcttgagactaagtcatttttatttttgtaagttactgattctcttcttcactctttgtgattttcaggtgtatgaacttgaggagcaagggtacatcgAACCTTGTTCCAGGAGCtgcagacatcagagctttagagagagagtgtgctagaaagagaagacaagaagagcaacaggctcaaCTGCAGAcactggaagctgcaatggaagaacaacaaaatcctcagaaCCCCAATGGAGTCCACAATCTTCCACCCCAAGGGGCACAACAGCGagcagctcgccccattggcacttatgaccgccccaacatcAACGGTCCTAGACTGGGAATCCGAGCACcggctgtggctgctaacaactttgagatcaagtcagggctgctcaactgcatagagaacaacaagtatcatggtctggctgtggaggacccatttgatcacttggataagtttgacagctactgtggtatgtcaaagactaatggtgtgtcagaggatgctttaaagctcaagctattccccttctctttgggggataaggcacgtcagtgggagaagtctctaccaagtgactccatcaccacttgggaagactgcaaaaaggcattcttggagaaattcttctccacctcaagaactgctaagttgaggaacgagatctccagcttccaacagaagaacttggaaggattcagtgaagcttgggagagattcaatggttaccaagctcagtgcccacaccatggtttttccaaggagagcttgctgagcacattctacagaggtgctcttcctaagtatagagccagactggatacagctagcaatgggttctttttggggagaactgaggaagaagcagaggctctggttgacaacatggttaagagtgatgcagtctacagtggagaccatgacagaagcagtagaggtgatgacaagcacacaaggaatgagatcaaagctcttcaggagaagattgacacactcattgctgataaggccacacaagcgcatgtgaactttgttggtaacccacaacaggagatacctcctactgtcaatgaggttgatggcttggaagggcaagaagaattgtgtttcatcaacagcaatggtagctggtacaagaaggaacccaactttcagtacaacaactaccaacagaagccctattccaacaaccagcagagtggttatcagccaagaaacaaccagcagagcaactatcagcctcagcaaagcCCCTCTCCTATCTCTTCTGCCCCTcaagagagcagcactgatgcattactgaaacagatcttggagtctcagactagaagtgagaagcatgtgggctatgagctgaagaaccttcactccaagattgatgggagctacaatgagctcaacaacaaattctcccaccttgcttcttctgtcaagaatttggagaatcagtttgcttccatgagcaccCACCAGAATCGTCAgccaggatctctacctggaaaatcTGATCAAAATCCCAAGGacgcaaaagctgtcacactcaggagtggtaagcagttacctcctagaaccctcaccaaggatgctgagaaacaaggtgaggagatagccatcaatctagatgatgaagtggtcattgttgatgagaagacagatgatgagatcttggagaagattgagaaagataagggtaaaggaaaggttggagaagagaagaagacaacaaaagatggtgaatctgctgctccagcaggTGAGAGCTCTTCTGTCCTTCCTCCCTATGAAcccaagcttccattccctggtagattcaagaagcagctgctacagaagtacaaggctttgtttgagaagcagatgagtgaagctcaggttacaatgcccatcattgatgctttcatgctgattcctcaatacagcaagttctTGAAAGATGCTGTaactgctaagaagaaggagatggagggcatgatggttctgagccatgagtgcaatgccatcattcagaggcttaatgctccagagaagctagaggatccaggatgcttcacactaccttgtgctcttggacctatggtttttgagaaatgtctctgcgatttgggagctagtgtcagcttgatgcctttatctgtg includes:
- the LOC108844009 gene encoding probable protein phosphatase 2C 28, with translation MTCGANVSVYTSHHRSKKLAVLIILNINTSLFVIDTAEQSSDSTMKDTTKNSTYSPEQILMHAVKKQRAGSGGLGNAVKVLQEEEEEEEDHSREEEEEQEEEKTPHDDENDHDDGDDDEEDAKYCRRGFGHGYHLVKGQMGHGMEDYIVADTKTVKGHKLGLYAIFDGHSGRTVADYLQNHLFDNILSQPDFWRRPKKAIKRAYKLTDDYILSNVVGSRGGSTAVTAIVVDGKKLVVANVGDSRAVLCRGGDVVKQLTVDHEPEKERDLVEKKGGFISKKPGNVPRVDGQLAMTRAFGDGRLKEHISVRPDIEIVEI